The following proteins are encoded in a genomic region of Nicotiana sylvestris chromosome 4, ASM39365v2, whole genome shotgun sequence:
- the LOC138890384 gene encoding uncharacterized protein — translation MAEYEACILGLNMVVDMNVQELLVISNSDLLVHQVQGEWATKNSKILPYLHHLQELRKRFTKIKFRHVPKIQNAIADALATLSSMIQHPGKSYIDPISVRIYNQLAHCAHVEEEADGKPWFHDIK, via the coding sequence atggcagaatatgaagcatgcatactagggctcaacatggtagtcgacatgaacgttcaggagttgctggtgatCAGTAATTCAGATttacttgtgcaccaggtacaaggagagtgggccaccaagaattccaagatattgccatatctgcaccatctgcaggaattgagaaagaggtttacaaagataaaattccgacatgtgcccaaaaTTCAGAATGCGATTGCCGACGCATTGGctactttgtcatccatgatacaacatccaggtAAGAGCTACATTGATCCTATTTCGGTGAGGATCTATAATCAGCTGGCacattgtgctcatgtcgaggaagaagcagatggaaagccttggttccatgatatcaaataA